AAATCATTATAGACAAAAAACTGGCTGAGAAATGCAAGTGAACCGACAAGGCTGGCTAGAAAGTAAATGAAGCGACAAAAAAGTATCTTATCATAATCTCGTATCAAGATACACAGCCGAGTTATCGCATAAAAAATCCAAtccttttttcaagatggcggcggTCGCACACGGAAATCGCTTTTCTAAGCCCCTCCTACAACATATTCAAAAATCAGCTTTATCGGTTTATTTGTATGTGATGACTGGGCTAATGAACGTGTTGTGCCGACCTTTAAGTAAGATAGAACTTAAAGTGATATATTACATTTTGGGTCTATCTTCTATTGAATATTCTAAATAGGTAATAAATTTTCTCTTGTGATATTGCTTTACATATTGCCATCTTATTTTTCtcttgtaaattaattacatacgaATTTGTttacatgattttaaaaaatctattatccATAAAGGGAaggaagtaaattaaaaaaaatgttcgagtgtattaaatgtgtattattaataaaataaatctttggtTGGTACATGGCTAGGGGTCGTCTTTTGTTCGGATCGCGTCGTTAAATTATACAGCGGTTCTGACGATCCAGTTGGTGAAATAAGCGATCGGGGTAGCGATAATGCCAGACCACGAGCTGTTTCCGTGGTCGACTCCACTAACGACACCCACTGTGACGTTGCCGAAGATCCAGGGACTGCCGCCGTCAGCGTTGGAGACGTTGAACCCTTGAGTTAGAGTTCCACAGAGGACGTTAGAAGTGGAGTTGAAAGTTGTCTGGTTGGCCGGTTGATTGACACCGCAATGACTACCACTGACCGTCCTTACTTGAGCAAAGCTGAGAGAGTATGAGGACTGTAACAAAgagaataatgtatttatagacTCAATcgattattaattagtaatttcataCAAGTACATAGAGCTCACATACAGAAACGTATCATGGGAATTAATATACAACTAATAATATTCAGTAATCAACTCACGTTGCCACGACCCCAACCTCCTTGCGCCAAAACTATTCCATTGGGGATAATTGTTTGCGGCTTTGCAATAGCAGCCTGTTGTATGAGAGAGCTGTACGTGAGAACGGACGCTAGTCTCACTACGGAGATGTCGTGAACCTGGGTGGTAAAGTTTCCTCTGGGGTAGTTGATCACTCTGTCGACATAGTTGATGATACCACCGGTGTGTCGGAACGTAGCGCCGGCGCGGATACGATGTAACGATGGTCTGAAAATATGAgcattaagataataaaatataataagagcaattattgtaaaattcttaaattaagcACCGAAGAACTCACGATGTTGAGAAACAAGAGGCAGCAGAGAGCACGTATCTGGAATTGAGGATGCTCGCGGCGCAAGTCTGCTCCCAGAAACCCCACGGCTGGATAGTCTCCACTTGCACGATGGAGGGGTATGTTTGCAGATAGTCAGCTGATGATGCACCTGATGGTCGAAATAGTTTTGTAGAAATAAACGCATCAACGAATCATTTCTTTCACgatacagattatatataattaatgtacttaACGTGAATAATTcgtatggaaataaaaataatataacgcttCCCGATACAAAACTTACCTACGAGGGCGAGACTCAATAACCAGATGAGAGCCATTTTAATTCGTTTCTTTGATTCGAATGATCTTTTCCGATCttacctaatatttatatacaaaaactctGTTATCTATGAAGATAAGaacaacataatatatctttaataactTTATCGGTACATACTACTGGCTAAACAGACAGATTATAGATTCtaagtaaaacatattttataatttgatgtgAAAAGgaaaactaagaaaaaaataaattttgcttttctgcgaatcaattaatattatcttaatggttttttgtcttatattaaaactttactctaaaaatatagataataaggAGTGTCAGGTCAAATACAGCCTCAGCTTCGCCCATGCTAGGTaagagtcaaagtcaaaatataatcTAAGCAAAGAAGTATTAAAGTAGCTAactgattgtcaaaaatctgcCACCGGTTTGGACAtaagcacctcggacctgagaagaaccggcgaaagagacttaaccttatttttatcattttaagttttacatttgtaattagcaatcttattattattattttttatgtcaaaaggtggcaaacgagcaggaggctcacctgatggaaagtgactaccaccgcccatggacatctgcaacaccagggggctttcaggtgcgttgccggcctttaagaaataagtacgttcttttcttgaagattcccaagtcgtatcggttcggaaaaaccgccggcgaaagctggttccgcAGAGTGGTTGTgggaggcagaaaatgtcttaaaaatcgcgctgttgtgaaTTTTCGGACATCTCATCATCGGACAtcggtggtgcgggtgatatttggaattttgacgagatgtccgaaggtgaaattcagcagccgggattaatccgaacaattccttggaacattccccgtgataaattctgtagaaaatgcagagcgatccaacatctcacgcaaagccaaaggatcaagcagatcggaaagggcttaatcctcgataattcgagccgctctacgttggatacggacAACTGGAAGGAGCCTGTACTGgagagcacccgcccagaggtgagagcagtattccgtgtgaggccgaatttgcgccttgttaGACGCCGCGCcatcttagacgatgggccgacgtgaaatactgtcttgccttgctgagcacaccgagctttttttatgccaatttggctttgcttTCCAATTGAAATCTTAGATATAAAATCGTCGTGTGTGTAACCAAACTCCTCCAAAACGGCGTgaccaattttataatttttttgtgtatatttggTGGGTCTAAAAATAGGGCGTAACTATTTTTCAGACCCGAAAAAAAACTGGTGTGAACTTCCCTTAGTTCACACCAGTTTTTTTTCGGGTCTCTGCCGGTGTCCCgcaaggtggcgtgttgtcCCCTCTcctattttcaatgtttattaattctatCAGTAATATTATCACTTCTCTCTATCACCTCTATGCAGACGATCTTCAGACATACTCTCACTGCACAGTTAATGatttaactaaaactataaattgtattaatagcGATCTCACATCAATAGCAAACTGGAGCAAATCCTTCGGCTTAAAAGTTAATCCATCTAAAACTAAAGCGATAATAATTGGTAGCTCTAAATTACTAGCTCGAATCGATAGAACGCAGCTACCACCAATAATATtcgataatattgaaatttcttacagtgacagTGTTAAAAATCTGGGTATTTTGTTTGACCAAAATCTCTCCTGGGGACCACAAATTTGTGACATAAGTCGTAAGATATTCGCTTCAGCTGATTCACTCCGCAGATTGCGTAATATGCTCCCGATTCCTACTAAAATTGTGCTTGCACATAGCCTTCTTTTACCAATTCTTGATTATGCTGACACATGCTATGTCGACATCACTGAGGAGCAACTAAATAAGCCTGAGCGCATTCAAAATTTATGTATACGTTACATATTTGGTTTACGCAAATATGATCATATATCCGAATTTCGCAAgaagctcaagtggctcccaattcgccttcgcaggaa
Above is a window of Vanessa atalanta chromosome 19, ilVanAtal1.2, whole genome shotgun sequence DNA encoding:
- the LOC125071559 gene encoding trypsin alpha-like encodes the protein MALIWLLSLALVGASSADYLQTYPSIVQVETIQPWGFWEQTCAASILNSRYVLSAASCFSTSPSLHRIRAGATFRHTGGIINYVDRVINYPRGNFTTQVHDISVVRLASVLTYSSLIQQAAIAKPQTIIPNGIVLAQGGWGRGNSSYSLSFAQVRTVSGSHCGVNQPANQTTFNSTSNVLCGTLTQGFNVSNADGGSPWIFGNVTVGVVSGVDHGNSSWSGIIATPIAYFTNWIVRTAV